A window of candidate division KSB1 bacterium contains these coding sequences:
- a CDS encoding methylmalonyl-CoA mutase family protein, with amino-acid sequence MNNGHLDKVIAQKKQWREAKQQKTRDRDAKFVTVSSEPIKDLYTPDDSQDVDFFEDIGFPGEFPYTRGIHHNMYRGRLWTMRQFAGFGMAKDTNERFKYLLEHGQDGLSVAFDLPTLMGVDSDDPKSEGEVGTCGVAIDSLADMEVLFEGIPLDKISTSMTINSPAAILLAFYICVAEKQGVPQEKLRGTLQNDILKEYTAQKEFIFPPEPSMRIIVDSVEYCTKHVPMWNTISISGYHIREAGSTAVQELAFTLADGFAYVEACIERGLDIDEFAPRFSHFFNSHIDFFEEIAKFRAARRIYAKRMRYKYGAKNEKSWKLRFHTQTAGCSLTGQQPENNIIRTAFEAMAGVLGGTQSLHTNSLDETWALPSEYAAKIALRTQQIIAYETGVVNTIDPFAGSYFMESLTNKMEQEAEEYFERIDALGGVIPAIEKGFFQRDIAKAARKYQDEIEAKDRLIVGVNSHKEKDEKLDIPILRIDEKVTKEQIDSLNKMKTGRNQVSVDEALNQLQEAARDGSNLMPRFIECAKAYATIGEMIDVLKDEFGVYKEPIIF; translated from the coding sequence ATGAATAATGGACATCTTGACAAGGTCATAGCTCAGAAAAAACAGTGGCGTGAGGCTAAGCAGCAAAAAACACGCGACCGTGACGCGAAATTTGTAACGGTTTCGAGCGAGCCAATTAAAGACCTTTATACTCCTGATGACTCGCAGGACGTCGATTTCTTTGAAGACATTGGTTTTCCCGGCGAGTTTCCTTACACCAGGGGCATTCACCACAACATGTACCGCGGCCGTTTGTGGACCATGCGGCAATTCGCCGGCTTCGGTATGGCGAAAGATACCAACGAGCGCTTTAAGTATCTCCTCGAACATGGTCAGGACGGGCTCTCCGTTGCTTTTGATTTGCCGACCTTAATGGGTGTCGATTCCGACGATCCGAAAAGCGAGGGCGAAGTCGGTACCTGCGGTGTGGCCATCGATTCGCTGGCCGATATGGAGGTGTTGTTTGAGGGTATTCCTCTGGATAAAATCAGCACTTCGATGACCATCAACTCTCCTGCGGCCATTCTGCTGGCCTTTTATATTTGCGTTGCCGAAAAACAAGGTGTACCTCAGGAAAAGCTGCGCGGCACTTTGCAAAATGACATTTTAAAAGAGTATACCGCCCAGAAAGAATTTATCTTTCCGCCTGAGCCCTCGATGCGGATTATTGTTGACTCGGTTGAGTACTGCACCAAACATGTGCCGATGTGGAATACGATTTCGATTAGCGGCTACCATATTCGTGAAGCCGGTTCGACAGCGGTTCAGGAGCTGGCTTTTACGCTGGCCGATGGTTTTGCTTATGTCGAAGCTTGCATAGAACGAGGCCTTGACATCGACGAATTTGCGCCGCGATTCTCCCACTTTTTTAATTCCCACATTGACTTTTTTGAGGAGATTGCCAAGTTTCGGGCGGCACGACGGATTTACGCGAAAAGAATGCGCTACAAATACGGTGCAAAAAATGAGAAATCATGGAAGCTGAGATTCCATACACAAACAGCCGGCTGCTCGTTAACCGGCCAGCAGCCCGAAAATAATATCATACGCACAGCTTTTGAAGCAATGGCCGGCGTTTTGGGCGGCACTCAATCCCTGCACACAAATTCTTTGGATGAAACCTGGGCGTTGCCTTCCGAGTACGCTGCGAAGATTGCTTTGCGAACACAGCAAATTATCGCTTATGAAACCGGTGTTGTTAACACAATTGATCCTTTTGCCGGCTCCTATTTTATGGAAAGCTTAACCAATAAAATGGAGCAAGAGGCTGAAGAGTATTTTGAGAGAATCGATGCGCTAGGCGGTGTTATCCCCGCGATTGAAAAAGGATTCTTCCAGAGAGATATCGCCAAGGCAGCGAGAAAATATCAGGATGAGATTGAAGCGAAGGACCGCTTGATCGTCGGGGTGAATTCTCATAAAGAAAAAGACGAAAAACTGGATATCCCGATCTTAAGGATCGATGAAAAAGTCACCAAGGAACAAATCGACAGTTTGAACAAAATGAAAACAGGCCGCAATCAGGTTTCAGTGGACGAAGCTTTAAACCAATTGCAAGAAGCGGCACGTGACGGCTCGAATCTCATGCCAAGGTTTATTGAGTGTGCAAAAGCCTATGCCACAATTGGTGAAATGATAGATGTTTTGAAAGATGAGTTCGGAGTGTATAAAGAACCGATTATTTTTTAA
- a CDS encoding MoaD family protein, with protein sequence MSVEIIIPPALRQYAENRDSVKLSGQNIGELLDNLMQKFPNMKKHLFSEDGQIRNFVNVYVNDDDIRYLENSETQLKEGDVISIIPSVAGG encoded by the coding sequence ATGTCCGTTGAAATTATAATTCCCCCCGCACTCAGGCAATATGCAGAAAATCGAGATAGCGTCAAGCTGTCGGGGCAAAATATCGGTGAGCTTCTGGATAATTTAATGCAAAAATTCCCCAATATGAAGAAGCATCTTTTTAGCGAGGATGGACAGATTCGCAATTTCGTCAATGTTTATGTGAACGATGATGACATTCGGTATCTCGAAAATAGCGAGACCCAGTTAAAAGAGGGAGATGTCATCAGTATAATTCCTTCAGTGGCGGGCGGGTAG
- the meaB gene encoding methylmalonyl Co-A mutase-associated GTPase MeaB yields MSSNNHIIENLLKGDRRALAKSISLIENEDPQSPEILDSVYAKLGKAYRIGITGPPGAGKSTLVDQLVKYYRKQGHSVGVIAVDPTSPFTGGALLGDRIRMNDLVLDEGVFIRSMASRGSLGGLSQKANDAADVMDASGKDFVILETVGVGQSELDVVEVADTTVVVLVPESGDSVQAMKAGLMEIADLFVLNKADRDGAQNAIVEIESMLHLRAQRDWNPKVLRAIASQGEGISEIAEMINKHRKFLEENNLLNQKRKERISKKIQSIVRQRFEKEFWDDSNRKTLIENLESSNDLNLSPYKIADQLVENFKSRMEKKNE; encoded by the coding sequence TTGAGCAGTAACAATCACATCATCGAAAATCTCCTCAAAGGCGACCGACGAGCCCTGGCAAAGTCGATTTCACTGATCGAAAATGAAGATCCGCAATCGCCTGAAATCCTTGATTCTGTTTATGCAAAATTAGGGAAGGCCTATCGAATTGGCATTACCGGACCTCCGGGTGCCGGTAAAAGTACTCTCGTTGATCAGCTCGTAAAGTACTATCGCAAGCAAGGCCACTCGGTCGGCGTCATTGCGGTTGATCCAACCAGTCCGTTTACAGGCGGCGCTCTTTTAGGCGACCGCATTCGCATGAATGATCTCGTCCTCGATGAAGGTGTGTTCATTCGCAGTATGGCGAGTCGTGGCAGCTTGGGTGGGCTTTCGCAAAAAGCCAACGATGCTGCGGATGTCATGGATGCCTCCGGGAAAGATTTTGTGATTTTGGAAACCGTCGGCGTGGGGCAGTCAGAGTTGGATGTGGTCGAGGTGGCAGATACGACGGTGGTCGTTTTGGTGCCGGAGTCAGGGGACTCGGTACAAGCGATGAAAGCGGGATTAATGGAGATCGCCGATTTGTTTGTTTTAAATAAAGCGGATCGAGACGGCGCTCAAAATGCCATTGTCGAAATCGAATCGATGCTTCATCTGCGGGCGCAACGGGATTGGAATCCAAAAGTCTTGCGGGCAATCGCCAGCCAGGGTGAAGGTATTTCCGAGATTGCCGAAATGATTAATAAGCATCGAAAATTCTTGGAAGAAAACAATTTATTAAATCAAAAAAGAAAAGAACGCATTTCAAAGAAAATTCAATCGATTGTCCGGCAGCGTTTTGAAAAAGAATTCTGGGATGATTCAAACCGCAAGACACTGATTGAAAATCTCGAAAGTTCAAATGATTTGAATCTGTCCCCCTATAAAATTGCGGATCAACTTGTGGAAAACTTCAAAAGTAGAATGGAGAAAAAAAATGAATAA
- a CDS encoding cobalamin B12-binding domain-containing protein encodes MEKKIRVLVGKAGLDGHDRGAKVIASALRDAGFEVIYSGLHQTPEMIVEAALQEDVDVIGLSILSGAHMTLFPKIKKLMEEKGMNDVLLTGGGIIPPDDAKALEEQGTGKLFGPGSESGEIIAYIKDWVAKNR; translated from the coding sequence ATGGAAAAAAAAATCAGAGTACTGGTAGGAAAAGCCGGTTTGGACGGCCACGATCGCGGCGCAAAAGTGATCGCCAGCGCCTTGCGCGACGCCGGATTTGAAGTTATTTATTCCGGCCTGCATCAAACGCCGGAAATGATTGTCGAAGCCGCCCTTCAGGAAGATGTGGATGTGATCGGCTTAAGCATCCTTTCGGGTGCTCACATGACTTTGTTTCCCAAAATTAAAAAACTCATGGAAGAAAAAGGCATGAACGATGTCCTGCTGACCGGCGGCGGCATTATCCCCCCTGATGATGCGAAAGCTTTGGAGGAGCAGGGCACCGGCAAACTGTTCGGCCCCGGTTCGGAGTCAGGAGAAATTATCGCTTATATAAAAGATTGGGTAGCAAAGAATAGGTGA